Proteins encoded by one window of Enterococcus saccharolyticus subsp. saccharolyticus:
- a CDS encoding exonuclease SbcCD subunit D — protein sequence MRFLHTADWHIGKKLHGYDLLADQKDSIEKIIHLAQTEAVDAIVIAGDLYDRSVPSVEAVEMLNQKLIEINLEKALPILAISGNHDSSGRLATGTPWFKQTNFHLHTQLKEAFVPIEMADTQFFLLPYFEPIAARLYFEDETLTTIQAAMKRVIAEMVSLFDETKKQVLVTHFFIAGGLRTDSETPIEVGGLNSVPADLLDVFDYVALGHLHSKNALKKGKARYSGSPLKFSLSEINDEKGVWIIDTEQMQPVFHPLTPLREMEKLEASFEKLRQPTFYQTLNRETFWQIVLTDRAVIPNMMNQLREVYPYILSVERLNGREASQPQQERPREQNPQQVVSTFFEEITGETLTEKQFAWLSEGLQSALDTEKRD from the coding sequence GTGCGATTTTTACATACAGCCGATTGGCATATTGGCAAAAAACTCCATGGCTATGATTTATTAGCAGATCAAAAAGATAGCATTGAAAAAATCATTCATCTGGCACAAACAGAAGCGGTTGATGCTATCGTGATTGCCGGCGATTTGTACGATCGCTCTGTGCCAAGTGTCGAAGCGGTGGAAATGCTCAATCAAAAATTAATTGAAATCAATTTGGAAAAGGCCTTGCCGATTCTCGCTATTTCCGGTAACCATGATTCTAGTGGACGTTTAGCGACAGGCACACCGTGGTTTAAACAAACAAATTTTCATTTACACACACAGTTAAAAGAAGCGTTTGTTCCGATTGAAATGGCGGACACGCAGTTTTTCCTTTTACCTTATTTTGAACCCATCGCGGCACGGTTGTATTTTGAAGATGAGACCTTAACAACAATTCAAGCTGCCATGAAACGGGTGATTGCGGAGATGGTTTCGTTATTTGATGAGACGAAAAAACAAGTCTTAGTGACACACTTTTTCATTGCAGGTGGCCTACGAACTGATTCTGAAACGCCGATAGAAGTCGGAGGATTAAACAGTGTACCAGCAGATTTATTAGACGTGTTTGATTATGTCGCTTTAGGACATTTGCATTCGAAAAATGCGTTGAAAAAAGGCAAAGCACGTTATAGCGGGTCGCCGTTAAAATTTTCATTATCCGAAATCAATGATGAAAAAGGTGTTTGGATTATTGATACAGAGCAGATGCAACCTGTTTTTCATCCATTGACACCTTTACGTGAGATGGAAAAACTAGAGGCATCCTTTGAGAAATTACGCCAACCAACATTTTATCAAACGTTAAATCGCGAAACGTTTTGGCAAATTGTGTTAACGGATCGTGCAGTGATTCCCAATATGATGAATCAATTACGTGAAGTATACCCCTATATTTTAAGTGTGGAGCGGTTGAATGGACGAGAAGCATCACAACCACAGCAAGAACGACCGCGTGAACAGAATCCGCAACAAGTCGTGTCGACGTTTTTTGAAGAAATTACTGGCGAAACACTCACAGAGAAGCAATTCGCTTGGTTATCAGAAGGATTACAATCTGCGTTAGATACAGAAAAGAGGGACTAA
- a CDS encoding lysophospholipid acyltransferase family protein — MFFTFMRGIVRVILFVVNGNARYEQRELLPKDENYILVAPHRTWWDPLYLAVAARPKKFAFMAKEELFKNPILRFILVKANAFPVKRDKPGPSAIKTPVKILKDTDLSLIMFPSGTRHSTALKGGMAVIAKMAKVRVVPSVYQGPLTLKDLFKRKRVTVRFGEPIDLSDIKKMNDEGLAEVERRIQGAFDQLDQEVNPEFHYNPEK; from the coding sequence ATGTTTTTTACATTTATGCGTGGCATTGTACGCGTCATTTTATTTGTCGTAAATGGGAATGCTCGCTATGAGCAAAGAGAGTTACTACCCAAAGATGAGAATTATATTTTAGTTGCACCACACCGAACATGGTGGGACCCGTTGTATCTAGCGGTTGCAGCACGTCCGAAAAAATTTGCTTTTATGGCAAAAGAAGAATTATTTAAAAATCCAATTTTACGTTTCATTTTGGTGAAAGCCAATGCTTTTCCAGTAAAACGTGATAAACCAGGACCAAGTGCCATAAAAACACCGGTCAAAATTTTAAAAGATACGGATTTAAGCTTAATCATGTTTCCAAGTGGCACGAGACATTCCACTGCTTTAAAAGGTGGGATGGCGGTGATTGCGAAAATGGCCAAAGTCCGTGTGGTTCCTTCTGTGTATCAAGGACCATTGACGCTAAAAGATTTGTTTAAACGCAAACGTGTCACTGTTCGCTTTGGTGAACCGATTGATTTAAGTGACATTAAAAAGATGAATGACGAAGGTTTAGCTGAAGTGGAACGCCGTATTCAAGGGGCATTTGACCAATTAGATCAAGAAGTGAATCCAGAGTTTCATTATAATCCCGAAAAATAA
- a CDS encoding histidine phosphatase family protein: protein MKKWLFGFVLGVVGLGLMGWPAESSKEVVDRLVAGADEIIKEAQKNGDTDILVVFHGNSIIKLLYALDSTSNPTMIENASISKVVYKDRKYTVASVNDTSYIKE, encoded by the coding sequence ATGAAAAAATGGTTGTTTGGTTTTGTTTTAGGTGTTGTTGGTTTGGGGTTAATGGGATGGCCGGCTGAAAGTAGCAAAGAAGTCGTTGATCGTCTAGTGGCGGGTGCCGATGAGATTATTAAAGAGGCACAAAAGAATGGGGACACAGATATTCTTGTGGTCTTTCATGGAAATAGCATTATAAAATTATTGTATGCATTAGATTCTACATCTAATCCAACGATGATTGAAAATGCTAGTATTTCAAAAGTTGTATATAAGGATAGAAAATATACGGTGGCATCAGTAAATGACACTTCTTACATCAAAGAGTAG
- a CDS encoding beta-glucoside-specific PTS transporter subunit IIABC — protein sequence MSKNSEIAARVLDAVGGKENVKSVVHCATRLRFVLNDEGKADTARLQQDNDVIQVVQSGGQYQVVIGSHVSDVYQELTAMANFGGGDAASNEKKGNIFNQFVDIISSIFTPFLGAMAGAGVLKGFLTLAVTLNWIAPESGVYVILFSIADGLFTYLPVLLAFTAANKFKTSPFLAVSLAMALVHPSITALAGAGESISFFGIPVILGLSGYTSSVIPIILAVYIQSHVERFFKKIVPSFLQIIAVPLLVFLIMAPLTFVVVGPLGTIIGDWLGSAYNGIYNFSPIVAGAVMGGLWQIFVMFGMHWGFVPIIMLNLGQVGYDTMVPMLLPAVLAQGGAALAVFFLTKSVKLKGLAISSTITAIFGITEPTVYGVTLPLKKPFIAACISGAIGGAFIGFSNVANYTFGLVSVLSLPGFIPQDTKDMSGMIAAAIGMGGAFILAFILTYILRFDDPVEETAIVKPEAPIATKTKERMVLVSPLEGKVVPLAEVPDQVFASGALGKGVAVEPSVGKLFAPADGTITTLFPTGHAVGLTTTDGAEILMHIGMDTVSLDGEGFEAAIKQGDTVKKGDLLVSFDIEKIKAAGLPVITPVVVTNTNEYLDVLDMEQTDVLPGEDFLTIVPN from the coding sequence ATGAGTAAAAATAGTGAAATTGCTGCACGCGTCCTAGATGCCGTGGGCGGTAAAGAAAATGTAAAAAGTGTTGTTCATTGTGCGACACGTCTACGTTTTGTATTAAACGATGAAGGAAAAGCGGATACTGCGCGCTTGCAACAAGACAATGATGTCATTCAAGTTGTTCAAAGTGGTGGACAGTATCAAGTGGTTATTGGGAGTCACGTGAGCGATGTGTATCAAGAATTAACTGCGATGGCTAATTTTGGTGGCGGTGACGCTGCATCTAATGAGAAAAAAGGAAACATTTTTAATCAATTTGTCGATATTATTTCTTCTATCTTTACACCATTCTTAGGTGCAATGGCAGGTGCAGGGGTCTTAAAAGGATTCTTGACATTAGCAGTTACATTAAATTGGATTGCCCCTGAATCTGGTGTTTACGTTATCTTATTCTCAATTGCAGACGGTTTGTTTACGTACTTACCAGTGTTGCTAGCATTCACGGCAGCCAATAAATTTAAAACTAGTCCGTTTTTAGCGGTGTCATTAGCAATGGCGTTGGTTCATCCGTCTATTACAGCTTTGGCAGGTGCTGGTGAAAGTATTTCATTCTTTGGCATTCCAGTTATTTTAGGTTTAAGTGGTTATACATCATCAGTTATTCCAATTATCTTGGCAGTGTATATTCAAAGTCATGTGGAACGTTTCTTCAAGAAAATTGTTCCTAGTTTCTTGCAAATTATTGCAGTACCGTTATTAGTTTTCCTAATTATGGCGCCTTTGACATTTGTTGTCGTTGGTCCATTAGGTACGATTATCGGTGACTGGTTAGGTTCTGCTTATAATGGGATTTATAACTTTAGTCCAATTGTTGCTGGTGCTGTGATGGGTGGTTTATGGCAAATATTTGTAATGTTCGGGATGCATTGGGGCTTTGTACCAATCATCATGTTAAACTTAGGTCAAGTTGGTTACGATACAATGGTACCAATGTTGTTACCTGCTGTTTTAGCCCAAGGTGGTGCAGCATTAGCTGTTTTCTTCCTTACAAAGAGTGTGAAACTAAAAGGATTGGCGATTTCTTCTACAATTACTGCTATTTTCGGTATTACTGAACCAACTGTGTATGGGGTGACGTTACCATTGAAAAAACCATTTATCGCAGCATGTATTTCAGGTGCGATTGGTGGGGCATTTATTGGCTTTAGCAATGTTGCAAATTATACTTTTGGTTTAGTAAGTGTCTTGAGTTTGCCAGGATTTATTCCACAAGATACCAAAGATATGTCAGGTATGATTGCTGCTGCTATTGGTATGGGTGGAGCGTTCATTTTAGCATTTATCCTAACATATATCCTTCGTTTTGATGATCCAGTAGAAGAAACGGCTATTGTGAAACCAGAAGCACCAATTGCAACCAAAACGAAAGAACGTATGGTATTAGTTAGTCCTTTAGAAGGAAAAGTTGTTCCATTAGCTGAAGTTCCAGATCAAGTATTTGCTTCAGGTGCATTAGGTAAAGGTGTAGCAGTTGAACCAAGTGTAGGTAAATTATTTGCGCCAGCAGATGGAACGATTACAACATTATTCCCGACAGGTCATGCGGTCGGTTTAACAACAACAGACGGTGCAGAAATTTTAATGCATATTGGTATGGATACAGTTAGTCTGGATGGCGAAGGATTTGAAGCTGCCATTAAACAAGGCGATACGGTTAAAAAAGGTGATTTATTGGTTTCATTTGATATTGAAAAAATCAAAGCGGCTGGTTTACCAGTGATTACACCAGTTGTTGTAACGAATACGAACGAATATTTAGATGTGTTAGATATGGAACAAACAGATGTGTTACCAGGTGAAGATTTCTTAACAATCGTTCCCAATTAA
- a CDS encoding tRNA1(Val) (adenine(37)-N6)-methyltransferase, whose protein sequence is MYLNEGERIDQLYADDIQIIQSTNVFSFSLDAVMLANFPAIPKRGKIVDLCAGNGAVGLFVSRKTKAPIYQVELQEKLADMAKRSIQLNHLDEQMTVYTMDLKDSLTKIKGDSVDLLLCNPPYFKTSETGIKNPNPHLAIARHEIHTNLDEVIHTSSKLLKTNGRIAMVHRPDRFLDIIESMRRHRIAPKRIQFVYPKAGKEANILLIEGIKDGKLDGFKVSPPLITYDQEGNYNPETRKMLYGE, encoded by the coding sequence ATGTATTTAAACGAAGGCGAACGAATTGATCAATTGTACGCAGACGATATTCAAATTATTCAAAGTACCAATGTCTTTTCTTTTTCACTAGATGCGGTCATGTTAGCGAATTTCCCTGCCATTCCTAAACGAGGAAAAATAGTCGATTTATGTGCCGGCAATGGTGCTGTCGGGTTATTTGTCAGTCGCAAAACCAAGGCACCTATTTACCAAGTCGAATTACAAGAAAAATTAGCCGATATGGCAAAACGTAGCATTCAATTAAATCATTTGGATGAGCAAATGACTGTCTACACTATGGATTTAAAAGATTCATTGACAAAAATTAAAGGCGATTCCGTTGATTTGTTGTTATGTAATCCACCGTATTTTAAAACCAGCGAAACTGGCATTAAAAACCCAAATCCTCATTTGGCGATTGCTCGTCATGAAATTCATACCAATTTGGATGAAGTGATTCATACTTCCAGTAAATTATTGAAGACAAATGGACGAATCGCGATGGTTCATCGCCCCGATCGTTTCTTAGATATTATCGAGAGCATGCGTCGGCATCGTATTGCGCCCAAACGAATTCAATTTGTGTATCCCAAAGCTGGCAAAGAAGCCAATATTCTCTTAATTGAAGGGATTAAAGACGGCAAATTAGATGGATTTAAAGTCTCGCCTCCCCTCATCACGTATGACCAAGAGGGCAATTATAATCCTGAAACAAGGAAGATGTTGTATGGCGAATAA
- a CDS encoding GIY-YIG nuclease family protein, translated as MANNHYFYVLECKDHTFYGGYTTDLTRRLAEHNTGTGAKYTRLASRRPLQMIHAEVFETRSAATKAEAAFKKLSRKQKEKYLQTNQLHSVLSSNHPN; from the coding sequence ATGGCGAATAATCATTATTTTTACGTATTAGAATGCAAAGACCACACATTTTACGGGGGATACACCACTGATTTAACCCGGCGTTTAGCAGAACACAACACTGGTACGGGTGCCAAATACACTCGCTTAGCCAGCCGTCGCCCCCTGCAAATGATTCATGCCGAAGTCTTTGAAACACGTAGTGCAGCAACCAAAGCTGAAGCTGCCTTCAAAAAACTTTCCCGCAAACAAAAAGAAAAGTATCTGCAAACCAATCAGCTGCACTCGGTCTTATCAAGCAACCATCCGAACTAG